In a genomic window of Kwoniella mangroviensis CBS 8507 chromosome 2, whole genome shotgun sequence:
- a CDS encoding 26S protease regulatory subunit 8 — protein MAVATQKMPKIPTSVPGGSIKTYYQNKIEAAELDITKKTQNLRRLEAQRNALNTRVRLLREELQVLQEPGSYVGEVVKVMGKKKVLVKVQPEGKYVVDFSPDIPISALTPNIRVALRADSYLLHSILPNKIDPLVSLMMVEKVPDSTYEMVGGLDKQIKEIKEVIELPVKHPELFESLGIAQPKGVLLYGPPGTGKTLLARAVAHHTDCRFIRVSGSELVQKYIGEGSRMVRELFVMAREHAPSIIFMDEIDSIGSSRGGEGGGGGDSEVQRTMMELLNQLDGFEPTKNIKVIMATNRIDILDSALLRPGRIDRKIEFPPPNPEARITILKIHSRKMSLQRGINFRSLAEKMGHCSGAEVRGICTEAGMYALRERRQYVGQEDFEMAVAKVLKKNAESNMSVNKLFS, from the exons ATGGCCGTGGCAACTCAGAAGATGCCCAAGATACCTACCTCGGTCCCAGGGGGAAgtatcaag ACATATTACCAGAACAAGATCGAAGCTGCCGAATTGGATATAACTAAGAAGACTCAGAATCTTAGACGTCTCGAAGCTCAACGAAATGCTTTGAACACCAGAG TTCGTCTATTGAGGGAGGAACTTCAAGTACTGCAAGAACCTGGAAGTTACGTTGGTGAGGTGGTCAAAGTGATgggcaagaagaaggtattggTAAAAGTTCAACCCGAAGGAAaatatg TTGTCGACTTCTCACCTGATATTCCCATTTCCGCACTCACCCCCAACATCCGAGTAGCTCTCCGAGCCGACTCCTACCTCCTTCATTCAATCTTACCTAACAAGATTGATCCATTGGTCTctctgatgatggtggagaaagTTCCCGATTCGACATATGAGATGGTCGGTGGTCTAGATAAACAAatcaaagagatcaaagaagtcATCGAATTACCTGTGAAACATCCCGAACTATTCGAATCATTAGGTATAGCTCAACCTAAAGGTGTATTACTCTATGGTCCTCCAGGTACTGGTAAAACCCTTTTAGCGAGGGCTGTAGCGCACCATACGGATTGTAGGTTCATTAGAGTATCTGGATCGGAATTGGTACAGAAAtatataggagaaggatcaaggatggTTAGAGAGTTGTTCGTGATGGCTAGGGAACATGCTCCGTCAATTATCTTCAtggatgaaattgattcGATAGGCAGTTCgagaggtggtgaaggtggtggaggaggtgattCGGAAGTTCAaagaacgatgatggaaTTGTTGAATCAGTTGGATGGGTTTGAACCTACCAAAAACATTAAA GTCATCATGGCTACCAACCGAATAGATATACTCGATTCAGCTTTACTTCGACCAGGTCGTATCGATCGAAAGATTGAATTCCCACCTCCCAACCCCGAAGCGAGAATCACTATTCTTAAAATCCATTCTAGAAAG ATGTCATTACAACGAGGAATCAATTTCCGATCATTagctgagaagatgggtCATTGTTCAGGTGCTGAAGTCAGAGGTATATGTACCGAGGCTG GTATGTACGcattgagagaaagaagacaATATGTAGGACAGGAAGATTTCGAAATGGCCGTTGCCaaggtgttgaagaagaatgctGAGAGTAATATGAGTGTCAATAAGTTGTTCAGTTAA
- a CDS encoding mitochondrial 54S ribosomal protein mL54 has protein sequence MSFTSMVPRLASRRIAQIHRISISQFSTSSTSSAASSSSSQPKPKSKSSKVVSSVPAGTKLTGLSILKDKPDPVALEDDEYPPWLWTLLEDTSKAHKAAENQVELHKEGDKGFDVNKEKRKLKNLNREKIKASNYLKSTT, from the exons ATGTCATTCACATCCATGGTACCACGATTAGCCTCTCGACGGATCGCCCAGATACATCGAATATCTATATCTCAattctcaacttcctcaacttcctcagcagcttcctcatcttcatctcaaccGAAAcccaaatcgaaatcatcgaaaG TCGTATCGTCCGTTCCAGCAGGAACGAAGCTCACCGGTCTATCAATACTGAAAGATAAACCCGATCCAGTCgcattggaagatgacgagtaTCCACCATGGTTATGGACGTTACTAGAGGACACATCCAAGGCTCATAAGGCTGCTGAGAATCAGGTGGAACTGCATAAAGAGGGGGATAAGGGATTTGATGTgaataaggagaagaggaaattgaagaatct GAATagggaaaagatcaaagcttcGAACTACTTGAAATCAACTACATAG